The following nucleotide sequence is from Endozoicomonas sp. GU-1.
GATCACTCAGGGTTTCCTGGGCCTTAAGCTCCGCTTTAGCTTCTGCCAGCAAACGCTGTTGTGAGTTTTTATCACTTAAGAAGCGTGCTTCACGGGCTTTGTTGTCACGGCTTTCGGTAACGCTGTCTGCCTTGATTTTATTCAAAAGATCCTGCAGCGCAGCAGCACCTTCGCTGGCACCGGCCGAGAATGTCAGGCCAAGCCCCAGGGATACCACCAGTGGTTTTACCACGGCTTTTGTAATAGCGGTAATGTACTTCATTATGCATCCTCCGCAGCGCGTACCGGCAGTTTGATCAGGTTATGGGGTGCCTGTTTGCGGGCAATCTTCAGGCCCTGGTTAACACCGGCACGGTAGTTATCCGGAAGTACTTCCCAACTGCGGGTGTCGCTGTTCCACTGACCGGTTTCTTCGCCGTCCAGAGATTGGTAAAGCAGCGCCAGGCGACCTATACGGAGAAAGTTGTAGGTGCGGGTATCGTCACCTTCACCGAGGCTGGCTTCATAGGCCTCGATGGTACGACCGAAGTCGTTTTCAATCTGATAGGCTTCAAGAATTTTGCGGTATTTTTCCGAGGTAGTGACGTTCGGGCTATCCATGGTTTCACGGAGTCGGGCGACACGGTCAGTCCGTTCTTCCAGCTGGAAGGGCACATCCAGGGCAATAAAGTCTTCCAGACCATCCACCATTTTCAACATCAGTGGTGTGATTTCGATATTGGTCTGATCCAGTGTTTCGATCTGGGCCAGCATGGATTCAATTTCTGCTTGCTGGGCATTGACGACTTTTTGCAGCTGGCGGTTATAAACGGTTAACGCCTCAACCTGACGAATGGTGCTTTTGTAATCAGCCAGCAGTTCCTGGGTCTGGTCAGAAAGGGTATTCACCTTCGCCTGGGAGCGCTGGGATGCTTTATCGGTTTTCTGCTGTGTTGTGAGTGCACTGCTCAAAGGGTCCTGGGCAAATGCGGTTGGAATGACTATTGAAGCGGACAACGCAGTGCTGAGTACCAGCGTGCTGCACAGGCTCTTCACCTTATGGGTTGTTTTGTTTTTGTACATGGACTGCCATTTCCCATGATGTTTTTGTTGTTTATCTTTCAGAGGAAAGCTGAACAATTTCCTCTGAAAGGTATGAGCGATAGTGTTGGCGTCCTTTCCATGTCGGAGCATCCAATTCGGGTTTAGATATGCATTCCCACGCGGAGCGTGGGAATGCAATCAGTTACAATTCAGAACTTGTAACTGGCCTCAAGGTAGTATGCCCTACCTACTGGATTATCATAAGTTTCCGCGTAATATGGCGAGGTACCATCCAGAGGGTCAGCTGGCGGTGTCTTATCAAACAGGTTGGCAATATGTTTCTTGGCCTGACCACAGAAGCAGCCGATGGCACTATCATTCCCGGAGCTGCCAAAAGCTGGACAGTGTCCAACGATGGTCTTGTATATACATTCACACTCAGAGACCACACCTGGTCTGATGGCAAGCCAGTGACCGCACAGGATTTCAAAATGGCACTGGAACGTATCCTGAAGCCTGAAACTGCTGCTGGTTATGCCTCCCTTCTTTATACCATCAAAGGTGCTGAAGATTACAACACCGGCAAGGCAGGTCCTGAAGCGCTTGCAGTAAAAGCCATTGATGATAGTACACTCGAAATTACACTTTCCGGCCCGGCCCCTTACTTTATTGCACAGCTGGCCCATTACACCGCCTACCCTGTTCCGAGTCACAAAATCGAAGAGCTGGGTAAAAACTGGGCAAAAGATAGCAACATGGTCAGTAATGGCGCATTCACTCTGAGTGAGTGGACACCTAACGCTCAGATTCGCCTGGAAAAAAACCCGCAGTTCTACGACGCTGCGAAATGTATCGCTGGATGAACTGGTTTACTACCCACAGGAAGACCGTTCAGCTGTGCTGAAGCGAGTTCGGGCTGGCGAGGTTGATATTCAAACAGACTTTGCTTCTTCAGACCTGAAATGGCTGGAGAAAAACATGCCGGACTACGTGCGTATCGCACCGTACCTCGGCGTTTATTACTACCCTCTTAACCTTGATGATGATGTGCTGAAAGACCTGCGTGTCCGGAGAGCGCTGGCGATGACCATTGATCGCAAAATTCTCACTGAAAAAGTGTTGAGAACGGGTGAAGTGGCGGCATATAGCTTTGTACCACCCGGTACTGGCGACTACGGCTCATCTCCTGAAGTCAGCTGGAAAGGAATGAATCAGGCCGAGCGTGTCGCCGAAGCGCAAAAGCTGATGAAACAAGCGGGTTATGATAAGTCGAATGCACCTACCATCCGGCTGAGTTACAACACGTCAGAGAACCATAAGAAGGTTGCGATTGCTGTTGCTGCCATGTGGAAAAAAGCACTGGGTGTGAAAACCGAACTGTTCAACACTGAAGTCAAGGTTCACTACGACAACCTGAAAACCCGGGATTTTCAGGCTGCCCGCGCTGGCTGGATCGCTGACTACAACGATCCCCAGAACTTCCTGAATCTGATGGAAAGCCGTAACACTTCTCAGAACTACGCTAACTTTAATGACAGCACCTACAACGATCTGATGAGAAAAGCGGAGCTGGAAGCTGACCCTGTCAAGCGTAATGACTATATGCGACAGGCTGAAGTTATTGCGCTGAACGAACTGCCAAATATACCTATTTACCACTATGTATCCAAAAACCTGGTAAGTCCGAAGGTTGATGGCTGGATTGATAATGCCTCCGATATCCATCGGGCCCGATACCTTTCTATTAAGTAACTGGACAGCCTCCTGCTGTTGTACAGCAGGAGTGCGCTCAAAAGTTGTCGTGCGCCACGGATGGCCATGAATAACAAAACGAAGAGGGAACTCCAGAGGAAAGAGCGAATTGTTCCATGTTCTCCTATATTCTCAAGCGGTTGCTGACGGCGATTCCGACGCTGCTCATCATCATTACCATCGCATTTTTTATGATGCGTATTGCCCCCGGCGGGCCGTTCGATCAAGAACGACAGTTACCCCCGGAAATTGAAGCCAACATTCTCAAAGCCTACGATCTGGACAAACCAGTCCATGAACAGTATTTCATTTACCTTGGCAAGCTGCTTCAGTTTGATTTTGGTCCTTCTTATAAATTCAGAGACTTTTCCGTTACTGAGCTGATTTTGTCCGGCTTACCAGCCAGCTTCCAGATTGGCGGACTTGCTATATTGCTGGCGACGTTTATTGGCATTGGTTTAGGAACACTTGCAGCACTTTATCAGAACCAGAAAACCGATTACGCCATTATGGGCGTGGCGATGACCGGCATAGCGGTTCCTAACTTTGTTGCGGCCCCAATTCTTTCCCTGGTATTTGGTGTCTACCTGGCCTGGTTACCGGTTGCAGGCTGGGGCGGTGGCGCTGCCAGAAACCTGGTTTTACCAGTAATCTCTCTGGCTCTGCCACAGATCGCTTATATTGCCCGACTGACCCGGGGTTCAATGATTGAGGTTCTGCACTCTAACTACATCAGAACGGCAAGAGCTAAAGGAATTCGTGAACGCCTGGTGGTCATTCGCCATGCCATCAAAGGTGCTTTGTTGCCTGTGGTTTCCTATTTGGGGCCAGCGGTTGCCGCTGTGACTACCGGCTCGGTAGTGATTGAGTCTATTTATGATATTCCCGGCGTTGGCCGTTACTTTGTCAATGCCGCACTGAACCGTGACTATCCATTGGTAATGGGTGTGGTGATTTTCTACGCAACCCTGATTCTCATCATGAACCTGATTGTGGATGTGGTGTACAGCTTTCTGGATCCAAAACTGAGGGTTAGCGGATGAGCAACATCATGAATGTGAACGATAAACTGGCCACGTTTAACGACAACTTTTCAGATTCAGACGATTTAACTGAAGTTGCTGGCCGCTCTCTCTGGCAGGATGCCCGTATTCGCCTGATGCGAAACAAGGCTGCTGTGGTTTCAATGATCATTCTATCCATCATTACATTGATGGCTATTTTTTGCTCCCTGGCTGTCATCTCACCCTTTTGATGAGGTCTATTGGGACTTTATTCAAGTGCCTCCCAACGCTGCTGAAGGCTTCTGGTTTGGTACCGATGAGAATGGTCGAGATCTGTTTGTCCGCACGCTCTATGGAGCAAGAGTTTCGCTCATGGTTGGGCTGGTAGCCACAACCGTGTCATTGGTCATCGGTGTCGTTTATGGCGCTGTAGCTGGCTATATGGGTGGACGTATCGATAACATCATGATGCGTTTTGTGGACATTCTTTACTCCCTGCCTTTCATGTTCTTTGTGATTATTCTGATGGTGATCTTTGGTCGCAACATTTATCTGATTTTTGTCGCATTAGGTGCTGTTGAATGGCTTACCATGGCCCGTATTGTGCGAGGCCAGACCCTGGCGGTTAAAAAGAAAGAGTTTGTTGAAGCAGCCCATGCCAGTGGCGTGTCAACGACAAAAATTATCTTCCGCCATATCATTCCCAATATTCTTGGGCCGGTGATCGTCTATATGACACTGACAATTCCCCAGGTCATTCTGACGGAAAGTTTTCTCTCATTCCTGGGCCTCGGGGTTCAGGAGCCTTTGACCAGCTGGGGCGTTTTGATTTCCGAGGGGGCAAAAGTCATGGAATCCGCGCCCTGGATGCTGGCATTCCCGGCCACTTTCCTGGCCATCACACTTTTCTGTTTCAACTTCATTGGTGATGGTCTGCGCGACGCACTGGACCCAAAGGATCGATAACTATGAACGAGAACAGCATCATTCTTGAGGTCAAAAACCTCAATACCCGCTTCGATACGCCGGATGGTGAAGTAGCCGCCGCCAATGAGATCAGTTTCACCCTGAAGAAAGGTGAAAGCCTGGGTGTCGTGGGCGAATCCGGTTCCGGAAAAACCCAGATATTTATGGCCTTGATGGGTTTATTGGCAAAGAATGGCAAAACCACGGGTGAAGCTATCTTTAAAGGCCAAAACATTCTTGGACTGCCCGTTAAAGAACTGAATAAGGTGCGCGGCGTTTCTCTGTCCATGATTTTTCAGGACCCAATGACATCCCTGAACCCCTATCTGAAAGTCTCACGACAGATGACTGAAGTTCTGATTGAACATCAGGGTATGAGCCAAAAGAAAGCCCTGGAGCGATCCATTGAAATGCTGGAACTGGTAGGCATACCAGAGGCCCGCAAGCGGGTTCATATGTACCCCCATGAGTTCTCTGGTGGCATGCGTCAGCGAGTTATGATCGCTATTGCACTGCTCTGTGAGCCGGACCTGTTAATTGCTGATGAGCCAACCACTGCGCTCGATGTTACCATTCAGGCTCAGATTCTGGACCT
It contains:
- a CDS encoding peptide ABC transporter substrate-binding protein — its product is MSGHLTLRFAWKKTRSSTTLRNVSLDELVYYPQEDRSAVLKRVRAGEVDIQTDFASSDLKWLEKNMPDYVRIAPYLGVYYYPLNLDDDVLKDLRVRRALAMTIDRKILTEKVLRTGEVAAYSFVPPGTGDYGSSPEVSWKGMNQAERVAEAQKLMKQAGYDKSNAPTIRLSYNTSENHKKVAIAVAAMWKKALGVKTELFNTEVKVHYDNLKTRDFQAARAGWIADYNDPQNFLNLMESRNTSQNYANFNDSTYNDLMRKAELEADPVKRNDYMRQAEVIALNELPNIPIYHYVSKNLVSPKVDGWIDNASDIHRARYLSIK
- a CDS encoding ABC transporter ATP-binding protein, whose translation is MNENSIILEVKNLNTRFDTPDGEVAAANEISFTLKKGESLGVVGESGSGKTQIFMALMGLLAKNGKTTGEAIFKGQNILGLPVKELNKVRGVSLSMIFQDPMTSLNPYLKVSRQMTEVLIEHQGMSQKKALERSIEMLELVGIPEARKRVHMYPHEFSGGMRQRVMIAIALLCEPDLLIADEPTTALDVTIQAQILDLLHDLKDKLGMSIVMITHDLGVIASMCDHVMVMYGGRVVETGSVQALFSDAKHPYTRGLLQSMPRIDGDHNEDLYAIPGQPPNLQALPQGCAFQPRCQYATNLCQQERPQTTEFDAGRTASCHQLSSAFHASSPVKNNPVNVVEGVL
- a CDS encoding ABC transporter substrate-binding protein; its protein translation is MFLGLTTEAADGTIIPGAAKSWTVSNDGLVYTFTLRDHTWSDGKPVTAQDFKMALERILKPETAAGYASLLYTIKGAEDYNTGKAGPEALAVKAIDDSTLEITLSGPAPYFIAQLAHYTAYPVPSHKIEELGKNWAKDSNMVSNGAFTLSEWTPNAQIRLEKNPQFYDAAKCIAG
- the oppB gene encoding oligopeptide ABC transporter permease OppB, producing the protein MFSYILKRLLTAIPTLLIIITIAFFMMRIAPGGPFDQERQLPPEIEANILKAYDLDKPVHEQYFIYLGKLLQFDFGPSYKFRDFSVTELILSGLPASFQIGGLAILLATFIGIGLGTLAALYQNQKTDYAIMGVAMTGIAVPNFVAAPILSLVFGVYLAWLPVAGWGGGAARNLVLPVISLALPQIAYIARLTRGSMIEVLHSNYIRTARAKGIRERLVVIRHAIKGALLPVVSYLGPAVAAVTTGSVVIESIYDIPGVGRYFVNAALNRDYPLVMGVVIFYATLILIMNLIVDVVYSFLDPKLRVSG
- a CDS encoding DUF3450 domain-containing protein, producing the protein MYKNKTTHKVKSLCSTLVLSTALSASIVIPTAFAQDPLSSALTTQQKTDKASQRSQAKVNTLSDQTQELLADYKSTIRQVEALTVYNRQLQKVVNAQQAEIESMLAQIETLDQTNIEITPLMLKMVDGLEDFIALDVPFQLEERTDRVARLRETMDSPNVTTSEKYRKILEAYQIENDFGRTIEAYEASLGEGDDTRTYNFLRIGRLALLYQSLDGEETGQWNSDTRSWEVLPDNYRAGVNQGLKIARKQAPHNLIKLPVRAAEDA